The following proteins are encoded in a genomic region of Sulfurovum indicum:
- a CDS encoding YkgJ family cysteine cluster protein gives MQNALMEKEGYSYKFDSSACEECGGHCCTGESGYIWTKYDEIINMAAFVNLSVEEFATMYLKKVKHRYSLVEKQLAPDNFACIFFDEEKKRCTIYPVRPLQCRTFPFWEQFRNDEDEVRKECPGIV, from the coding sequence ATGCAAAATGCACTGATGGAAAAAGAAGGGTACAGTTACAAGTTTGATTCCTCTGCCTGTGAAGAGTGTGGAGGGCACTGCTGTACGGGGGAGAGCGGATACATTTGGACAAAGTATGATGAGATCATCAACATGGCAGCCTTTGTTAACCTTTCAGTGGAAGAATTTGCTACAATGTATCTGAAAAAAGTAAAACATCGCTACTCTCTTGTTGAAAAGCAGCTGGCACCTGACAATTTTGCCTGTATCTTTTTCGATGAAGAGAAAAAACGGTGCACAATCTATCCGGTACGGCCTCTACAGTGTCGTACCTTCCCCTTCTGGGAACAGTTTAGAAATGATGAAGATGAGGTAAGAAAAGAGTGTCCTGGTATCGTATAG
- the msrB gene encoding peptide-methionine (R)-S-oxide reductase MsrB: MGYKIELDREKLQKELTPLEYNVCLNHGTEPPFQNEFWDHKAEGVYSCKCCQTPLFSSESKFDSGTGWPSYFKPICDDVIEEIEDHSHGMTRVEVRCSACGSHLGHVFPDGPAPTYLRYCINSASLDFKEKEQ, from the coding sequence ATGGGCTATAAAATAGAACTGGATAGAGAAAAGCTGCAAAAAGAATTAACACCGCTTGAATATAATGTCTGTCTGAACCACGGTACGGAACCGCCTTTCCAAAATGAGTTCTGGGATCACAAGGCCGAAGGGGTCTACAGCTGTAAATGCTGTCAGACCCCCCTCTTCTCTTCAGAGAGCAAGTTTGATTCCGGTACAGGATGGCCAAGCTACTTCAAGCCGATCTGTGATGATGTCATCGAAGAGATAGAGGACCACTCTCATGGTATGACCAGAGTCGAAGTAAGATGTTCTGCCTGCGGATCACACCTTGGACACGTCTTTCCGGACGGTCCTGCTCCAACCTACCTAAGATACTGCATCAACTCTGCTTCTCTTGATTTTAAAGAGAAAGAACAGTAA
- the mnmC gene encoding FAD-dependent 5-carboxymethylaminomethyl-2-thiouridine(34) oxidoreductase MnmC, which translates to MYDTIVVGAGIAGCCTALALHQKGQKVLLVDRSGTAAAGGSGAAGAFVSPKIGKGGPLQALTNEAFTFAKEFYLEYFPDYFHQTGVIRIPKDDEDARKFHIYEAFNFSKYRWVTKDELLSLGIDDAAESFLFPEAGVCDAPELCNAILEHVLFRQFDVAQLKYHDDCWTLFSAQGSILNAQSIVLSTGYQNDLFDMRYMGVKGTWGSRGDYCTKSKLEVSMHKSISVSANINGIVKLGATHVKVKDPCMVCDGKPLQSLEEKASWMVDTSDFKLKETFCGMRSGSKDYFPLVGKVIDVHFMFESCPAIVRGAKPEIKHRDHLYILNGLGGRGFVFAPLMAKWLSELIVEGKEMDKRVDPDRLFLKWARKLKAEPSA; encoded by the coding sequence ATGTATGATACGATTGTTGTTGGTGCAGGGATTGCAGGGTGCTGTACGGCTCTTGCTTTGCATCAAAAGGGACAGAAGGTTCTGCTGGTCGACCGCAGCGGTACGGCTGCTGCCGGCGGTTCCGGTGCTGCAGGAGCATTTGTCTCTCCCAAGATCGGCAAGGGAGGTCCGCTTCAGGCTTTGACAAATGAGGCTTTTACATTTGCCAAAGAGTTCTACCTTGAATATTTTCCTGACTACTTCCATCAGACTGGTGTGATCCGCATTCCCAAAGATGATGAAGATGCCCGGAAATTCCATATCTATGAAGCATTCAACTTTTCAAAGTATCGTTGGGTTACCAAAGATGAATTGCTGTCACTGGGTATTGATGATGCAGCGGAGAGTTTTCTTTTTCCTGAGGCAGGTGTATGTGATGCACCGGAGCTTTGTAATGCCATTCTTGAGCATGTGCTTTTTAGACAGTTTGATGTTGCTCAACTGAAATATCATGATGACTGCTGGACTCTTTTCAGTGCTCAGGGCTCAATACTGAACGCTCAGAGCATCGTTCTCTCAACAGGATACCAGAACGATCTTTTTGATATGCGATATATGGGTGTAAAGGGTACCTGGGGTTCGCGCGGGGACTACTGTACCAAATCAAAACTGGAGGTCAGTATGCACAAAAGCATCTCTGTCTCTGCCAATATCAATGGTATTGTAAAACTTGGCGCAACACATGTCAAGGTCAAAGATCCCTGTATGGTTTGTGACGGAAAACCGCTGCAGAGTCTGGAAGAGAAAGCTTCTTGGATGGTAGATACAAGTGACTTTAAGCTCAAAGAGACCTTTTGCGGGATGCGTTCAGGCTCCAAAGACTACTTTCCGCTTGTAGGAAAAGTGATAGATGTACATTTTATGTTTGAGAGCTGTCCGGCTATTGTAAGAGGTGCAAAGCCGGAGATAAAACATAGGGATCATCTATATATACTCAACGGTCTTGGCGGTCGGGGTTTTGTCTTTGCACCGTTGATGGCGAAGTGGCTGAGTGAGTTGATCGTTGAGGGCAAAGAGATGGATAAAAGAGTTGATCCGGACCGGTTATTTTTGAAATGGGCGAGGAAGCTGAAGGCGGAGCCTTCAGCTTAG
- a CDS encoding tRNA1(Val) (adenine(37)-N6)-methyltransferase, producing MFLYQPTSGYCYNSDSIFLYDFISEFRPKGKLLDVGCGVGIISLLLTRDFKIETSIIDKQEKMLAYARHNFALNGLDVTPYLGDFTSLQTEERFDFIVSNPPFYDPRVTQSEDTHLNIARYAHHLPMELFIRRVKTFLKPKGWFIFCYDAKQIDLLMQYLKEYGINPEKIQFVHSKIDRESKLVMIAARNNSKTMTQVLPPFVVFDEKSNYLPKAAEVFKRANTHSIKGELFSEE from the coding sequence GTGTTTCTTTATCAGCCTACATCGGGATACTGTTATAACAGTGATTCTATCTTTCTTTATGATTTTATTTCAGAGTTCCGACCTAAAGGGAAACTGCTTGATGTAGGATGCGGGGTTGGAATCATTTCACTGCTGTTAACACGTGATTTTAAGATAGAGACAAGTATTATAGATAAACAGGAGAAGATGCTTGCCTATGCCAGACACAATTTTGCACTTAACGGTCTTGACGTTACTCCTTACCTGGGAGATTTTACATCGTTGCAGACAGAAGAGCGGTTTGACTTTATTGTCTCAAACCCTCCCTTCTATGACCCCCGTGTGACCCAAAGTGAAGATACACATCTGAATATTGCACGGTATGCGCACCATCTGCCAATGGAATTGTTCATCAGGCGGGTGAAGACATTTCTCAAGCCGAAGGGATGGTTCATTTTTTGTTATGATGCCAAACAGATAGATCTGTTGATGCAGTATCTGAAAGAGTACGGTATCAACCCGGAGAAGATACAGTTTGTCCATTCCAAAATAGACAGGGAGTCAAAGCTGGTGATGATCGCAGCGCGGAACAACTCCAAAACGATGACACAGGTTTTGCCGCCTTTTGTAGTGTTCGATGAGAAGAGCAACTATCTGCCTAAGGCAGCAGAGGTATTTAAAAGGGCGAATACCCACAGTATCAAAGGGGAACTTTTTAGTGAGGAGTAG
- the trpC gene encoding indole-3-glycerol phosphate synthase TrpC, with protein MAQILDEIIKKTREDLEKRKVDYPVEWLGRSLAFNPFVPKDVQSALRATPDNPYRIIAEVKKASPSKGVIREDFDPVAIAQAYEKGGADSLSILTEPHFFQGDKEYLGMVRRYVAIPLLRKDFIIDKYQIVEALAFGADYILLIAKALSRKELKELYEYALHLGLEVLVEIHDRTDLIKAMFAGATIVGINHRDLETFEMDMRLTEKLIPLIPNNKIIVAESGINDHETVVEISKMGADAFLVGEHFMRQDDITAAIREVKFGPLADSDTEK; from the coding sequence ATGGCTCAGATTTTAGATGAAATTATCAAAAAGACCAGAGAGGATCTGGAGAAGCGTAAGGTAGATTACCCGGTAGAGTGGCTGGGGCGTTCACTGGCATTCAATCCTTTTGTACCAAAAGATGTACAGTCTGCCCTGCGTGCAACACCTGACAATCCGTACCGTATTATTGCAGAGGTTAAAAAAGCAAGTCCGAGTAAAGGGGTGATACGTGAAGACTTTGACCCTGTAGCGATCGCACAGGCTTATGAGAAAGGTGGAGCAGACTCTCTCTCCATTCTGACAGAACCACATTTTTTTCAGGGAGACAAAGAGTACCTTGGGATGGTACGCCGTTATGTAGCTATCCCTCTGCTTCGAAAAGATTTTATTATTGACAAGTATCAGATCGTTGAAGCATTGGCATTCGGAGCAGACTACATTCTGCTCATTGCCAAAGCACTTTCGCGCAAAGAGCTGAAAGAACTTTATGAGTATGCTCTGCATTTGGGCCTGGAAGTACTTGTAGAGATCCATGACAGGACAGACCTCATTAAAGCTATGTTTGCAGGAGCAACCATTGTCGGTATCAACCATAGAGATCTTGAAACTTTTGAAATGGATATGCGTTTGACAGAAAAGCTTATTCCGCTTATCCCAAATAACAAGATCATTGTAGCTGAAAGCGGCATCAATGATCATGAAACAGTTGTAGAGATATCAAAAATGGGAGCGGATGCATTCCTTGTAGGTGAACACTTTATGAGGCAGGATGATATCACTGCGGCGATCAGAGAAGTGAAATTCGGTCCTTTGGCAGACTCAGATACCGAAAAATAA
- a CDS encoding tetratricopeptide repeat protein, translating into MTTFQLFLLIIAGGVFYLFFKQLFSGSYPKRGVDFEAKLPDEQIGGINRPDKTFSKTQQPVSRIEQLIQMTDEAIEKGDLLEARKAVQSALIIDENNIEALRREGYLYLEDREYEEAKKVYEKILSLDPDDDIAHDSLANVLHKLGEDGTAQIHHRKAIELDPEYAPHYFNYANTLYDIGLKDDALVNYKKAYELDNTIDEAKKIIDELEGRNE; encoded by the coding sequence ATGACAACGTTTCAACTTTTCCTACTTATTATTGCAGGAGGTGTTTTTTACCTCTTTTTCAAACAACTTTTTTCAGGAAGCTACCCTAAACGCGGTGTGGATTTTGAAGCCAAGTTGCCTGATGAGCAGATAGGTGGTATCAACCGTCCGGACAAAACTTTTTCCAAAACGCAACAGCCGGTATCCCGTATTGAGCAGCTTATCCAAATGACAGATGAAGCCATAGAAAAAGGTGATCTTCTTGAGGCCAGAAAAGCTGTACAGAGCGCACTGATCATTGATGAGAACAATATTGAAGCACTTCGAAGAGAGGGATATCTCTATTTGGAAGACAGAGAGTATGAAGAAGCCAAAAAGGTTTATGAAAAGATCCTCTCTTTGGATCCGGATGATGATATTGCACATGACTCTCTTGCCAATGTATTGCATAAGCTTGGAGAGGATGGGACTGCGCAGATACATCATAGAAAAGCGATAGAGCTTGATCCGGAGTATGCACCGCACTATTTCAATTATGCCAATACACTGTATGATATCGGACTGAAGGATGATGCATTGGTTAATTATAAAAAAGCGTATGAACTGGATAATACAATAGACGAAGCGAAAAAAATAATAGATGAACTGGAGGGGAGAAATGAGTAG
- a CDS encoding phosphomannomutase has protein sequence MKIRIQDKEFDTKEITQLYPAAVVKTGYKDETTQVSLEWLEVESKGKVEVVGFAIFVHLGEEKQHSFIFSTREEMDEEAGRIARQIQSSRA, from the coding sequence ATGAAAATAAGAATACAAGACAAAGAGTTCGATACCAAAGAGATCACACAGCTCTATCCTGCAGCGGTAGTAAAAACAGGGTATAAAGATGAAACGACACAGGTAAGTCTTGAATGGCTTGAGGTAGAGTCAAAAGGGAAGGTTGAAGTGGTAGGTTTTGCTATTTTTGTGCATCTTGGTGAAGAGAAACAGCACAGTTTCATCTTCAGTACAAGGGAAGAAATGGATGAAGAGGCAGGGCGAATTGCCAGACAGATACAGAGCAGCCGAGCCTAA
- the pdxA gene encoding 4-hydroxythreonine-4-phosphate dehydrogenase, which produces MEKQKVAISIGDLNGIGIQLALENHKKVSQIAEPIYCIDSIMLEQAAEKLNIPVPNHFRTVEEIAPSFEIKPGKVTKESGAYAYASFLKAVQMAKAKKVDAICTLPIHKKAWELAGVHYKGHTDALRDFFKCDAIMMLGCPKMYVALYTEHIPLKEVAGSIDEEKLTQFLIDFYHTAKPATSVAVLGLNPHAGDDGVLGDEEKMITQAINNANQFLSTQCSALNAPFEGPMVPDVAFTPNTRKYYTHYIAMYHDQGLAPLKALYFDEGINISLNLPILRTSVDHGTAFDIAYKRAKLNHLSYFNAIQYIVGV; this is translated from the coding sequence ATGGAAAAACAAAAAGTAGCCATCAGCATTGGAGACCTCAACGGTATCGGTATCCAACTCGCATTGGAAAACCATAAAAAGGTTTCCCAAATAGCAGAACCTATCTACTGTATCGACAGCATCATGCTTGAACAGGCAGCTGAAAAACTAAATATCCCTGTACCAAATCACTTTAGAACAGTAGAAGAGATTGCTCCCTCCTTTGAGATCAAACCAGGCAAAGTCACCAAAGAAAGCGGGGCATATGCCTATGCTTCATTCCTCAAAGCCGTACAGATGGCAAAAGCAAAAAAGGTCGATGCCATCTGCACCCTGCCCATTCACAAAAAAGCATGGGAACTTGCCGGCGTACACTACAAAGGACACACCGATGCCTTACGCGATTTTTTTAAGTGCGATGCCATCATGATGCTCGGCTGCCCCAAAATGTATGTAGCTCTTTACACTGAGCATATTCCGCTAAAAGAGGTAGCCGGCAGCATTGACGAAGAGAAGCTGACACAGTTTTTGATAGACTTTTACCATACCGCCAAACCCGCAACAAGCGTTGCAGTACTCGGACTTAACCCACATGCAGGAGATGACGGTGTACTCGGCGATGAAGAGAAGATGATCACTCAAGCAATTAACAATGCCAATCAATTTCTCAGCACTCAATGCTCAGCGCTCAATGCTCCGTTTGAAGGTCCCATGGTACCCGATGTTGCCTTTACCCCTAACACAAGAAAATACTACACCCACTATATTGCCATGTACCATGACCAGGGACTGGCACCGCTGAAGGCACTCTACTTCGATGAAGGGATCAACATCAGTCTGAATCTACCGATCCTGCGTACTTCTGTCGATCACGGTACGGCATTTGATATTGCCTACAAGAGAGCAAAACTGAATCACTTGAGTTACTTCAATGCGATTCAATATATTGTGGGCGTGTAG
- a CDS encoding arginyltransferase — translation MNEDLDLLNPPSTDFSMLDYECAYLPERSVRMHYKYVQNASRTFATAVIARGWRRFGKYFFHPVCNGCDECKSIRIDVENYKFSKSQRKTIRRNEQTQIIVQKPTLTQAHLDLYNKYHAYKHEKDGWSHRNISQREYHENFVDGAHDFGKEVLYIIDGKLIGVDLIDILDDGISAIYFFYDPDYAHLSLGTYSLLYQIKLAGILELPYIYLGYWVEGCKAFAYKPKFQPQEILDGFPHITEQPLWEKWNSGSEKLKIKN, via the coding sequence ATGAATGAAGACTTGGATCTGCTGAACCCTCCCTCTACAGACTTTTCCATGCTCGATTATGAGTGTGCCTATCTGCCTGAACGCAGTGTTCGCATGCATTACAAGTATGTCCAAAATGCTTCCAGGACCTTTGCGACTGCCGTCATTGCCAGAGGATGGAGACGCTTTGGAAAGTACTTCTTCCACCCTGTCTGTAATGGATGTGACGAATGCAAAAGCATCCGTATCGATGTGGAGAACTACAAATTCAGCAAATCGCAGAGAAAAACGATCAGACGTAATGAACAGACCCAGATCATTGTCCAAAAGCCAACACTGACCCAGGCACATCTTGATCTCTATAACAAATACCATGCCTATAAACATGAAAAAGACGGTTGGTCACACCGAAATATTTCGCAAAGAGAGTACCATGAGAATTTTGTAGATGGAGCACATGACTTTGGTAAAGAGGTACTCTATATCATCGATGGCAAACTGATCGGTGTAGACCTCATTGATATCCTTGATGACGGCATCAGTGCCATCTACTTCTTCTATGACCCCGATTATGCACATCTTTCACTCGGAACCTATTCCCTCCTCTACCAGATCAAACTGGCTGGTATTCTGGAACTTCCCTACATCTATCTTGGTTACTGGGTTGAAGGGTGCAAAGCCTTTGCCTATAAACCGAAATTCCAACCTCAGGAGATCCTGGATGGATTTCCGCATATTACAGAACAGCCTTTATGGGAGAAATGGAACAGTGGAAGTGAAAAATTAAAAATTAAAAATTAA
- a CDS encoding tetratricopeptide repeat protein, which translates to MSWYRIVLIFVTVFVVSASMVQAKELRMISEDELIMRGLLYTEYKAYENSRQVFGKLYDMTDEKEYLFREMASALLGRTHIPESIARLKRFDKEHPDMLEVKRLLIPLYLTNQQINEAKNEAAYLIERSGKAADLDLASNPYLYSGEFKKAVALLQRAYETSFNEEILLRMVTIMDEYTAERKRAIQLLETHRRMNAVNSNAVYFKLLALYVKENDVDGVLAVYLALYENEKSEEYLDKIIKAYAFKGDIDGAIAFLEKNQAGLKTLYQLYKTKKIFSKALKLAQKLYKEENDPKWLAEMGILYYEQAKDKNDKAMIDKVVKTFDKAISLGVDDSIYLNYYGYTLIDKDIDIQKGMKILKNALEQQPDNSYYLDSLAWGYYKEKECGKAYELMQRVVEQEGLKEPEIVEHWKMIQKCK; encoded by the coding sequence GTGTCCTGGTATCGTATAGTCCTGATATTTGTTACTGTTTTTGTTGTCAGTGCAAGTATGGTTCAGGCCAAAGAACTGCGTATGATCAGTGAAGATGAGCTGATCATGAGAGGGCTGCTCTATACGGAGTATAAAGCCTATGAGAACAGTCGTCAGGTTTTTGGAAAACTTTATGATATGACTGATGAAAAAGAGTATCTCTTCAGAGAGATGGCTTCTGCACTGCTTGGCAGAACACATATTCCGGAGAGTATTGCAAGGTTGAAACGCTTTGACAAGGAACATCCGGATATGCTGGAGGTCAAACGTCTGCTTATTCCTCTCTATCTTACCAACCAGCAGATCAATGAGGCTAAAAATGAAGCCGCATACCTTATAGAGCGTTCCGGTAAAGCGGCTGATCTTGATCTGGCATCCAACCCCTATCTCTATTCCGGTGAGTTTAAAAAGGCTGTTGCACTTTTGCAGCGTGCCTATGAGACATCTTTCAATGAGGAAATTTTGTTGCGGATGGTGACTATTATGGATGAGTATACTGCTGAACGCAAAAGGGCAATACAGCTTCTGGAGACACACAGACGTATGAATGCAGTAAACAGCAATGCAGTCTATTTCAAGCTTTTGGCACTTTATGTGAAAGAGAATGATGTGGATGGTGTGCTTGCTGTTTATTTGGCACTCTACGAGAATGAGAAGAGTGAAGAGTACCTGGACAAGATCATCAAAGCCTATGCTTTCAAAGGCGATATTGATGGCGCCATTGCATTTTTGGAAAAGAATCAGGCAGGACTGAAGACGCTTTATCAACTCTATAAAACGAAAAAAATCTTCTCCAAGGCATTGAAGCTGGCACAGAAACTATACAAAGAAGAGAACGATCCGAAATGGTTGGCTGAAATGGGGATCTTGTACTATGAACAGGCCAAAGATAAAAATGACAAGGCAATGATCGATAAAGTTGTCAAAACATTTGACAAAGCGATCTCTTTGGGGGTAGATGACAGTATTTATCTGAACTATTACGGATACACGCTGATCGATAAAGATATTGATATTCAAAAAGGGATGAAGATCCTTAAAAATGCACTTGAACAGCAGCCGGACAATAGCTATTATCTTGATTCGCTTGCCTGGGGATACTATAAAGAGAAAGAGTGTGGTAAAGCATATGAACTGATGCAGCGGGTTGTTGAACAGGAAGGTTTAAAAGAGCCTGAGATCGTTGAGCATTGGAAGATGATACAAAAGTGCAAGTAG
- a CDS encoding GatB/YqeY domain-containing protein: MGLKERIKNDIKEAMRTKEKAKRDTLRNLQAAIKQIEVDERRELSDSDIEAVLMKYAKQREDAKRQFADAGREDLVEKEEAELAIVKNYLPEPLSDEELETILKDVINQTGAQSMQDMGKVMGAGKAKVGNRADGGRINQVVKKLLS, encoded by the coding sequence ATGGGTTTAAAAGAGAGAATCAAAAATGACATCAAGGAAGCCATGCGGACCAAAGAGAAAGCAAAAAGAGATACGCTTAGAAATCTGCAGGCCGCCATCAAACAGATCGAAGTCGATGAAAGACGTGAACTCAGCGACAGTGATATTGAAGCAGTTTTAATGAAATATGCCAAACAGCGTGAAGATGCCAAGAGACAGTTTGCAGATGCAGGGCGAGAGGACTTGGTGGAGAAAGAAGAGGCTGAACTTGCCATCGTCAAAAACTACCTGCCTGAACCGCTCAGTGATGAAGAACTTGAAACTATTTTAAAAGATGTTATCAACCAAACAGGTGCCCAGAGTATGCAAGATATGGGTAAAGTGATGGGTGCAGGAAAAGCAAAAGTAGGAAACCGTGCTGACGGTGGACGTATTAACCAGGTGGTCAAAAAACTCTTGAGCTAG